One genomic window of Streptomyces diastaticus subsp. diastaticus includes the following:
- a CDS encoding ABC transporter ATP-binding protein, whose protein sequence is MIQVRELTKCYGGRVVVDGLTFTAPPGVVTGFLGPNGAGKSTTMRLIVGLERPASGTAMVDGVRYADLRAPLRSVGTMLDARSVHPGRTAFRHLMAVARTHGIPRSRVQEVIGLAGLESVAGRRAGTFSLGMGQRLGIAGALLGDPGTLILDEPVNGLDPDGVLWMRHLVRELAAEGRAVLLSSHLVHELALCADRVVVIGKGRLLADAALGDPALGEGSLEDAYLRLTAGSVEFRSGAARGGVR, encoded by the coding sequence GTGATTCAGGTACGGGAGTTGACGAAGTGTTATGGGGGGCGTGTGGTGGTGGACGGGCTGACGTTCACGGCGCCGCCGGGGGTGGTGACGGGGTTTCTGGGTCCGAATGGGGCTGGGAAGTCGACGACGATGCGGTTGATCGTCGGGTTGGAGCGGCCGGCGTCGGGGACGGCGATGGTGGATGGTGTCCGTTACGCGGATCTGCGTGCTCCGTTGCGTTCGGTGGGGACGATGCTCGATGCCCGTTCGGTCCATCCGGGGCGGACGGCGTTCCGGCATTTGATGGCGGTGGCGCGTACGCACGGTATTCCGCGGTCTCGTGTGCAGGAGGTGATCGGTCTGGCTGGTCTGGAGTCGGTGGCCGGGCGTCGTGCGGGGACGTTTTCGCTGGGTATGGGGCAGCGGTTGGGTATCGCTGGTGCGCTGCTGGGTGATCCGGGCACGTTGATTCTGGATGAGCCGGTCAACGGTCTGGATCCGGATGGTGTGTTGTGGATGCGTCACCTTGTCAGGGAGTTGGCGGCCGAGGGCCGTGCCGTGTTGTTGTCCTCGCATCTGGTGCATGAGTTGGCGTTGTGTGCCGATCGTGTCGTGGTCATCGGTAAGGGCCGGCTGCTCGCTGATGCGGCTCTGGGTGATCCCGCGCTCGGCGAGGGGTCGCTGGAGGATGCCTATCTGCGGTTGACGGCGGGTTCGGTGGAGTTCCGGTCCGGTGCTGCGCGGGGAGGGGTCCGGTGA
- the trxB gene encoding thioredoxin-disulfide reductase gives MSEIREVVIIGSGPAGCTAALYTARAQLRPLLFGSSIFVGGSLTTTTEVENFPGFPEGVDGPVLMENMRAQAEKFGAEMIDDDIVEVDLTGDIKFLTDSSGTVHRAKAVIIATGSGYRKLGLPNEDELSGRGVSWCATCDGLFFRDRDIVVVGGGDTAMEEATFLTRFARSVTVVHRRSTLRASKVVQDRAFADDKIAFAFDSEIAEIKETGGMLGGVVLRDVFTGATRDLEVTGLFIAIGHDPRTELFTGQLDLDTEGYITVAAPTTLTSLPGVFAAGDVVDHTYRQAITAVGTGAAAALDAERYLAARGATETEPVTAAVPV, from the coding sequence GTGAGCGAGATACGCGAGGTCGTCATCATCGGCTCCGGCCCCGCCGGATGCACCGCCGCCCTCTACACCGCCCGCGCCCAGCTCAGGCCCCTGCTGTTCGGCAGCTCCATCTTCGTCGGCGGCTCGCTGACGACCACCACCGAGGTGGAGAACTTCCCCGGCTTCCCCGAGGGCGTCGACGGCCCCGTCCTGATGGAGAACATGCGGGCTCAGGCCGAGAAGTTCGGCGCTGAGATGATCGACGACGACATTGTCGAAGTGGACCTCACCGGCGACATCAAGTTCCTCACCGACTCCTCGGGCACGGTGCACCGCGCGAAGGCGGTGATCATCGCGACCGGCTCCGGCTACCGCAAGCTCGGCCTGCCGAACGAGGACGAGCTGTCCGGCCGGGGTGTGTCCTGGTGCGCGACCTGCGACGGGCTCTTCTTCCGCGACCGCGACATCGTCGTGGTCGGCGGCGGCGACACCGCCATGGAGGAAGCTACCTTCCTCACCCGCTTCGCCCGCTCCGTCACCGTAGTCCACCGCCGCTCCACCCTGCGCGCCTCCAAGGTTGTGCAGGACCGGGCCTTCGCCGACGACAAGATCGCCTTCGCCTTCGACAGCGAGATCGCCGAGATCAAAGAAACAGGCGGCATGCTCGGCGGCGTCGTTCTGCGTGACGTCTTCACCGGCGCCACCCGCGACCTGGAAGTCACGGGTCTGTTCATCGCCATCGGCCACGACCCCCGCACCGAGCTGTTCACCGGTCAGCTCGACCTCGACACCGAGGGCTACATCACCGTCGCCGCCCCGACGACGCTAACCAGCCTGCCCGGGGTGTTCGCCGCCGGCGACGTCGTCGACCACACCTACCGCCAAGCCATCACCGCCGTCGGCACAGGTGCGGCCGCGGCCTTGGACGCCGAGCGCTACCTCGCCGCCCGGGGTGCGACAGAGACCGAGCCAGTGACCGCTGCCGTCCCGGTCTGA
- a CDS encoding arsenate reductase ArsC, translated as MADKPSVLFVCVHNAGRSQMAAAWLTHLAGDRIEVRSAGSNPGDQVNPAAVEAMAEVGIDISAETPKILTIDAVRESDVCITMGCGDTCPVFPGKRYLDWKPEDPAGQGVEAVRPIRDEIKTLVEGLIAEIAPAKPEATA; from the coding sequence ATGGCCGACAAGCCGTCCGTCCTGTTCGTCTGCGTCCACAACGCCGGCCGCTCCCAGATGGCCGCCGCCTGGCTGACCCACCTGGCCGGCGACCGCATCGAGGTCCGCTCCGCCGGCTCCAACCCTGGCGACCAGGTCAACCCGGCCGCCGTCGAGGCCATGGCCGAAGTCGGCATCGACATCTCCGCCGAGACGCCGAAGATCCTCACCATCGACGCGGTCCGCGAGTCGGATGTCTGCATCACCATGGGCTGCGGCGACACCTGCCCCGTCTTCCCCGGCAAGCGCTACCTCGACTGGAAGCCCGAGGACCCGGCCGGCCAGGGCGTCGAGGCCGTTCGCCCCATCCGCGACGAGATCAAGACCCTCGTCGAGGGCCTGATCGCCGAGATCGCCCCGGCGAAGCCGGAGGCGACGGCGTGA
- a CDS encoding ArsR/SmtB family transcription factor, with translation MLTSVDPDLIRALGDPLRLKIVNLLARETLCTTHLVEETGAKQTNLSNHMKVLREAGIVETEPCGRFTYYKLKPEVLAGLSEQFAELAASARTASENKRACP, from the coding sequence ATGCTGACTTCAGTCGATCCTGATCTGATCCGGGCGCTGGGCGATCCGCTCCGCCTGAAGATCGTGAACCTGCTGGCGCGCGAGACGCTGTGCACGACGCACCTGGTCGAGGAGACCGGAGCCAAGCAGACCAACCTGTCCAACCACATGAAGGTGCTGCGCGAGGCCGGGATCGTGGAGACCGAGCCCTGCGGCCGCTTCACCTACTACAAGCTCAAACCCGAGGTCCTGGCTGGCCTTTCCGAGCAGTTCGCCGAGCTGGCCGCCTCCGCCCGCACCGCTTCCGAGAACAAGAGGGCCTGCCCGTGA